GCTAGAGGTCATCACAAGCATCACCATTTATATCCCGAAGAATCTCAGTCTTTTAAACGCTACAAACGCTATATACACTCTGCCAGTCAATACTCTAATATTCCTGATGTTTTACACATTGAAACGGCCATTTTTGTGGATATAgatttatacaaacatatggCGAAAAACTTTCCCAAAGACACCAGTTCACATTTGATACGTTTCGTTTTGGCCATGATCAATGGTGTTCAATTGTTGTATCATCATCCTTCATTGGGTAAACgtgtgaattttgttttgaaacgtttggaaattttagaaaaagatCCTCCAGAATTGCGAAGATCTAGTGATATTgatatatatttaagtaatttttgtaaatggcaAAATGATTTAAATCCCTCAGAGCATACGGGTTTAAGATTTGATCATGCAGTTATATTGACAGGTGAGTAAAAGATCGGGAGTTTGTTTTGTAAAGTATTgccttttataaaattaattgatctcactgaaaaaaaaaactaaagtaccggattcattttaatttataaaaaaatttttccaaaagatTTCTCTTAGAGCAATTTtatcagttttgttttttttttaattcattatttccattatattgttttttttattgattttttcaagGTCTTGATTTGTATGTGGTGGGTAAAAATGGTAAAGTGATCAGTCAAGTTGTTGGTCTCGCACCAGTGGCTGGCATGTGTATACCAACATCATCGTGCACCATCAATGAGGGCAAACACTTTGAAAGTGTTTTTGTTGTGGCCCATGAAATTGGACATAAGTAGgttaaatacaataacaacaattgcaaAACAATTACAGCTACAATAATTTATGATCATATGTTTGCTCTGTACGATTTTACAGTTTAGGTATGCGTCACGATACAATGGAACAGAGCTGTGATCCCACATCACATATAATGTCACCCACATTGGGGAGTGGTAAAATAACCTGGTCACAGTGTTCGAGAGCatcgttaaataaatttttggagtaagtttttttttttggcttttatattttttttagtcgAGACCATAGTCCagagtctattgtctagactatagtctagtgtataatccagattatagtAAAATCTTATAGATTATAGTCCTATCTATGGGACCATCTTTAAGTCCTatatatagacagactatagtcctatttatagtctacactatagtgcagattatagtgttatctatagtccagactatagtccagactatagtccagactatagtcctatctatagtccagcctatagtccagactatagtcctatctatagtccagactatagtccagactatagtccagactatagtccagactatagtccagactatagtgcagactatagtccagactatagtcctatctatagtccagcctatagtccagactatagtcctatctatagtccagactatagtccagactatcgtccagactatagtcctatctatagtccagactatagtccagactatagtccagactatagtccagactatagtccagactatagtccagactatagtccagactatagtccagactatagtccagactatagtccagactatagtccagactatagtccagtctatagtccagactatagtccagactatagtcccatCTATAGTCCCATCTATAgtcctatctatagtccagactaaagtccagactatagtcttatctatctTATCCTATCTATAgtcctatctatagtccagactaaagtaaTATCTATAgtcctatctatagtccagactagagtcCTATCTGTAGTCCAGGCTAGAGTCctttctatagtccggactatagtcctttatatagtccagactttagtcctTTCAATAGTAcatactatagtccaatctacaCTTATATctaaagtccaaactatagtcctatctatagtccaggttatagtcttatctatagtcaagtctgtagtccagactatagtgctaTCTATTGCCAAGACAATAGcgctatctatagtccagactatagcgctatctatagtccagactatagcgctatctatagtccagactatagctctatctatagtccagactatagcgctgtctatagtccagactatagtgctaTCTATAGTCCATTGCCAAGACAATAGcgctatctatagtccagactatagcgctatctatagtccagactatagcgctatctacagtccagactatagcgctatctatagtccagactatagcgctatctatagtccagactatagtgctatctatagtccagactatagtgctatctatagtccagactatagtgctatctatagtccagactatagtgctaTCTATCTATAATCCATACTATAGTCCCATCTGCAATTCCATCTGTAGTCTAACTATAGTCACATCCATAGttcagacaatagtccagactgtagtcgcATCTATATTCCAGATTATTATCCCATCTATCTAtcagttaagactatagtcccacctatagtccaaactatagtcttatctatactcaagactatatttccatctaaagttcagactatagtctagtgtaagaAGTCTAGACGATAGTCGATTGTAAAGTACAGATCCTAATTTGATTTCTCTATAAGATTAAAACAGGCcaaatgtttgtttaatgtGGGTGAGTTTAAACATAATCTGGATCATTCGGCTGATGGTATATTGCCAGGAGAACGTTTCGATGCCAATCATCAGTGTATGTTGAAATATGGCAAAGACTCTAATCGAGCCAAAAGTCAATCTTTAGCTGATATATGTCGAGATTTACATTGTCAAAGAGATCGTTATACTTGGACCTCACATCCGGCTTTAGAAGGAACCTCTTGTGGGGATAATAATGTaagttaagtgataaaaaaacaaattatatagtttattaatgtgtttttgtaattttagtgGTGCCGCAGTGGTTTTTGTGTGGTTAAACGTCCCGAGACTTTGACATCAGCCAAACAAACTGCCGGACTAGCTAAAGCTAATTTCGATAAAACTAGCTTTTTGGAAACCTCTAAAGTGGGACATTTATTGCATGAATACCAAAAGGTAAAGACCAAATATATGATTTACAATTTTCCATGCTAAAGAGTTTTCTGCTTTTAGCCCTCTAGCAGCTGGAGTGAATGGAGTGAACCCAGCGCCTGTGATTCCAGTTGTCTTTATGGTCCTTCGAAACGTTTGCGTGAAGGTAGTACGGGCCTTAAAATACTCACCCGCAAATGCATAGACTATAAAAGACGTTGCATTGGTAGAGATCGAAAATTTGAAACCTGTGTTGCCAAACAGTGCTATAGTGTGCCAATCATAACAATTGAGGACTTTGCCAAACAGGTTTGCGAAAGAGCTCAAAAATTCGATATGGATTTAACGGGTGAGGGAGAGCAAATTGTGGGCAATATAGAGGAATCGTGTAAAGTTTATTGCAAGACTAAAGCGAATGGTACTAAATCGAGATCATGGACCTTTCCGGATGGTACTACTTGTCGTTCGAAACTCTATGGAAATGAAGATCCCTCCTATTGTATTCAAGGTAGATGTGAGAAATTCTCCTGCGATAATTCTACgggaaattattataaaatcgaTGCAATATTTTGTAAGCGACAAGATAAATATGAACAGAATTCGGTGGAAAATGATACAATAAGGAGATCATCAAATCATTATAGTAATCATATACCGGCTGTGGCCCCGTACACCAGCTATGGGGAAcgtaatgataataataaatatcgTAATAATATCAATAGTAATTATTATGATCATGAAAGGGGTGTTAGCAATAGTGAACGCATTTATGGACCCACTACTATCCGCAGCAAATATGAAAATGGTGTGTAGCTATGCAATATTTTCCATTCTTAAGATAAATACTGAtttgttatgtttaaaattacagAAGTGGCTTTGCGACCTTTTCATGGTCAGTATTCGAATAATAATTCTTATAAACGTAAAACGGACAACTATTCACCTTGGAATAAATACAGTTATCATTTAAATGATCATGTACCGGCTGAATCTTCGCAACCAAAATCTTCTTCACTTGTCTCTTCAGTGCGTGCGGATAATGGTGATTGGATTGTTAAATCCGGTTGCCATTCCAGTTGTATGGTTAAATCTCGGGGTATCCAGGTGGTGGTAAATCGTGAAACAGGCATTCAAAATATTCAGCTGTGTACACATTCGGTTAAGGTAAGTATTTCTAATTTGTAGAAAtataaatagactagactatagactagactatagattagactatagactagactatagactagactatagactagactatagactagactatagactagactatagactagactatagactagactatagactagactatagactagactatagactatagactagactttcgtattttgtcaaaaatactCTTTCCTTattcta
The window above is part of the Lucilia cuprina isolate Lc7/37 chromosome 6, ASM2204524v1, whole genome shotgun sequence genome. Proteins encoded here:
- the LOC111682081 gene encoding A disintegrin and metalloproteinase with thrombospondin motifs 16 codes for the protein MATMRSTRNIERDSEYSSSIHHKTHHHQHQLPLNLRFKPRHHHQHNHQQQQHHYHHKTSSARGHHKHHHLYPEESQSFKRYKRYIHSASQYSNIPDVLHIETAIFVDIDLYKHMAKNFPKDTSSHLIRFVLAMINGVQLLYHHPSLGKRVNFVLKRLEILEKDPPELRRSSDIDIYLSNFCKWQNDLNPSEHTGLRFDHAVILTGLDLYVVGKNGKVISQVVGLAPVAGMCIPTSSCTINEGKHFESVFVVAHEIGHNLGMRHDTMEQSCDPTSHIMSPTLGSGKITWSQCSRASLNKFLELKQAKCLFNVGEFKHNLDHSADGILPGERFDANHQCMLKYGKDSNRAKSQSLADICRDLHCQRDRYTWTSHPALEGTSCGDNNWCRSGFCVVKRPETLTSAKQTAGLAKANFDKTSFLETSKVGHLLHEYQKPSSSWSEWSEPSACDSSCLYGPSKRLREGSTGLKILTRKCIDYKRRCIGRDRKFETCVAKQCYSVPIITIEDFAKQVCERAQKFDMDLTGEGEQIVGNIEESCKVYCKTKANGTKSRSWTFPDGTTCRSKLYGNEDPSYCIQGRCEKFSCDNSTGNYYKIDAIFCKRQDKYEQNSVENDTIRRSSNHYSNHIPAVAPYTSYGERNDNNKYRNNINSNYYDHERGVSNSERIYGPTTIRSKYENEVALRPFHGQYSNNNSYKRKTDNYSPWNKYSYHLNDHVPAESSQPKSSSLVSSVRADNGDWIVKSGCHSSCMVKSRGIQVVVNRETGIQNIQLCTHSVKPCERLQTPTEYADHTCSRYKLKVRGLSGHGIQIAASVEDPDRSCRVGCQDEFIHHRFYLVNGNYGHFPLGTKCSQNEERYCVQGKCLEFGPDNIPLKQSHISLALFRSRRSLKRNRNKQHARNKRSFLFYDPVNITETLTQEFINNIVNSIITFEEKHLKDDSLLNDHIEFTNPIHYSMDELNEN